In a genomic window of Methylobacter sp. YRD-M1:
- the pap gene encoding polyphosphate:AMP phosphotransferase: protein MFEKVGELGHTLKKSDYDKRLPELRGQLLITQQKLRQMDFSVLILISGVDGGGKGEAINLLNEWMDPHYVQTNAFDEPSDEEKERPEFWRFWRTLPAKGTIGIYAGSWYSEPLSRRVHQEINDEQLQIELMHIRQLEQLLIDDGALIIKCWLHLSRDEQKKRLKKLEKNPETSWRITSRDKKHLETYDEFIGVAEKVLSETSTGVSPWLIIDGTDKHYRRLAIGRHVLDKISRHIEQRTADKQGIEKTPASGAINIAQHNLLDTLDLSLKLDEKTYHKQLSFYQGKLSKLARLARQKKRSSILVFEGWDAGGKGGAIRRLIHALDARNYRVIPVSAPTDEERSRHYLWRFWRHIPKAGKVTIYDRSWYGRVLVERVEGLAAECEWQRGYSEIVNFEEELMRDGIIILKFWLHIDKDEQLRRFQAREQISYKQYKITEEDYRNREKWAAYELAVNEMIARTSTQAAPWTLVEGNDKRYARIKVLRSYCDRLESALG, encoded by the coding sequence ATGTTTGAAAAAGTCGGGGAACTGGGCCATACCTTGAAGAAATCCGATTATGATAAACGGCTGCCGGAGCTGAGAGGGCAATTGCTGATAACTCAGCAGAAACTCCGGCAAATGGACTTTTCTGTCCTTATCCTCATATCGGGCGTAGATGGAGGCGGCAAAGGCGAGGCGATCAATTTGCTGAACGAATGGATGGATCCGCATTATGTGCAGACCAATGCTTTCGATGAGCCTAGCGATGAAGAGAAGGAGCGGCCTGAGTTCTGGCGATTCTGGCGCACCTTGCCGGCAAAAGGCACCATAGGCATTTATGCCGGTTCCTGGTATAGCGAGCCGTTATCGCGGCGTGTTCACCAGGAGATCAATGACGAACAACTGCAGATTGAACTCATGCATATCAGGCAACTGGAGCAGTTGCTGATCGATGACGGTGCTTTGATCATTAAATGCTGGCTGCATCTTAGCCGGGACGAGCAGAAAAAACGTCTGAAAAAACTCGAAAAAAATCCTGAAACCAGTTGGCGAATAACCAGCCGCGATAAAAAGCATCTGGAAACATATGATGAATTTATCGGCGTGGCTGAGAAAGTACTGTCCGAAACCAGTACCGGCGTATCGCCGTGGCTGATCATCGACGGTACGGACAAGCATTACCGCCGTTTAGCGATAGGCCGGCACGTGCTGGACAAGATCAGCAGGCATATTGAACAAAGAACTGCAGACAAGCAAGGTATCGAAAAGACACCCGCATCCGGCGCTATTAACATTGCGCAGCATAATCTGCTTGATACACTCGACCTGTCGCTTAAACTGGATGAAAAAACCTACCATAAACAACTGAGTTTTTACCAGGGCAAACTGAGCAAATTGGCAAGGCTGGCGCGTCAGAAAAAGCGCTCCAGTATATTGGTCTTCGAAGGCTGGGATGCCGGCGGCAAAGGCGGCGCCATCAGGCGCTTAATCCATGCGCTGGATGCGAGGAATTATCGCGTGATTCCTGTTTCCGCACCCACCGATGAAGAACGCTCCCGGCATTACTTGTGGCGATTCTGGCGCCATATCCCGAAGGCCGGCAAAGTCACTATTTATGACAGGAGCTGGTACGGGCGCGTACTGGTTGAACGCGTCGAAGGTTTGGCGGCAGAATGCGAATGGCAGCGCGGGTATTCGGAAATCGTCAACTTTGAGGAAGAATTGATGCGTGACGGCATTATCATCCTGAAATTCTGGCTGCACATCGACAAGGACGAGCAACTGAGACGGTTTCAGGCGCGCGAACAGATCAGCTATAAACAATACAAAATAACCGAAGAAGATTATCGCAATCGCGAAAAATGGGCCGCGTACGAATTGGCCGTTAATGAAATGATTGCCCGGACCAGTACCCAGGCAGCGCCTTGGACATTGGTTGAAGGCAATGACAAAAGGTACGCCCGCATCAAGGTGCTGAGAAGCTATTGTGACAGGCTCGAATCGGCTTTGGGCTGA
- the lpxD gene encoding UDP-3-O-(3-hydroxymyristoyl)glucosamine N-acyltransferase — translation MPVILRELADLCGARIEGGNASALIHSAADIMTAQSGQVTQLTNSRYAGHIKDSTAFACFIAEGFAVEGVPPSMALLVCADPEISFIKAVELLHPAKSYRRQISPQAVLEDNVALGNELYVGPYAVIGENAVIGDSSDILAGAYIGKNAKIGKNCRIHPYAVIYDDVVIGDNVIIHSGAIIGAEGFGYKFRNGAHVKVPQVGNVVIEDNVEIGANTCIDRGALGSTVIGMGSKIDNLVQIGHNNKVGKHVIMCGQVGVSGSCTIEDYAILAGSAGVADHVTIGRGAIVLARSGIAGDVKAGAQVFGSPAKDKKEAYKEQIAISKLPELLKKVKVLEERLSLLEKDE, via the coding sequence ATGCCGGTTATATTAAGAGAACTTGCCGATTTATGCGGAGCCCGGATTGAAGGGGGAAACGCATCGGCATTAATTCATTCTGCAGCGGATATTATGACTGCACAAAGCGGGCAGGTCACACAGTTGACTAACAGCCGATATGCCGGGCATATCAAGGATTCGACGGCTTTCGCCTGTTTTATCGCTGAAGGTTTCGCTGTTGAAGGCGTCCCGCCAAGCATGGCGTTATTGGTTTGTGCCGATCCGGAGATCAGCTTTATTAAAGCGGTTGAACTGCTGCATCCTGCCAAGAGTTACCGCCGGCAAATCTCGCCACAGGCTGTGCTCGAAGATAATGTCGCATTAGGCAACGAACTGTATGTCGGGCCATATGCCGTTATTGGGGAAAATGCGGTGATCGGTGATAGCAGTGATATTCTGGCTGGCGCCTATATCGGCAAAAACGCAAAAATAGGCAAGAATTGCCGCATTCATCCGTATGCCGTTATTTATGACGACGTGGTAATAGGCGATAACGTCATCATACATTCCGGCGCGATTATCGGTGCCGAAGGATTCGGCTATAAATTCCGCAATGGCGCTCATGTTAAAGTGCCGCAGGTCGGCAATGTCGTTATCGAAGATAACGTCGAGATCGGCGCCAACACCTGTATCGACAGAGGCGCATTGGGAAGCACGGTTATCGGAATGGGCAGCAAAATAGATAATCTGGTGCAGATCGGGCATAACAATAAAGTCGGCAAGCACGTGATCATGTGCGGTCAAGTCGGTGTATCAGGTTCCTGCACGATTGAAGATTACGCTATCCTGGCCGGCAGTGCAGGCGTTGCGGATCATGTTACGATCGGCCGTGGCGCTATAGTGCTAGCGCGCTCGGGCATAGCCGGCGATGTCAAAGCCGGTGCTCAGGTATTCGGCAGTCCTGCCAAAGATAAAAAAGAAGCCTATAAGGAGCAGATTGCTATCAGCAAGTTGCCCGAGTTATTGAAGAAAGTGAAAGTCCTGGAAGAGAGACTCAGCCTTCTTGAGAAGGATGAATAG
- a CDS encoding DUF2380 domain-containing protein — protein MNSLIRYLIVLAVLCLVSLNGFAGQRIAVLDFELKDLTLAPGIPSEVERTAGIKAMLENELVKAGYEVVTVSLEAQQSANAGVGYLFDHDDVAAKLARQASADYILVGRLHKPSFLFAYLMGHLVRARDSQLVGNYISEIKGSDKKLTLKGVGSLAVKIDDTLKALNQP, from the coding sequence ATGAACTCTCTCATACGATATTTGATCGTTTTAGCGGTCTTGTGCCTGGTGAGTCTGAACGGCTTTGCCGGTCAACGTATCGCCGTTTTGGATTTCGAACTGAAGGATTTGACCCTGGCGCCTGGCATTCCTTCTGAAGTCGAACGTACGGCTGGCATAAAGGCCATGCTGGAAAACGAGCTGGTGAAAGCCGGGTATGAAGTCGTAACGGTAAGCCTGGAGGCACAGCAAAGCGCTAATGCCGGCGTCGGGTATCTTTTCGATCATGATGATGTGGCGGCCAAGCTGGCCAGACAGGCCAGTGCCGACTATATATTGGTCGGTCGTCTACATAAGCCCAGTTTCCTGTTTGCCTATCTTATGGGGCATTTGGTCAGAGCGCGTGACAGCCAATTAGTAGGAAACTACATTTCAGAGATTAAAGGCAGCGATAAAAAGTTGACGTTAAAGGGCGTGGGGAGCCTGGCCGTTAAAATCGACGATACGTTAAAAGCGCTAAACCAACCCTGA
- a CDS encoding HPF/RaiA family ribosome-associated protein, which yields MQIDIQARNFSLTESLKRYVVKRINSALISSNDSVQRIIVRLSSDNGLKGGADKRCHIQVVIPHQSDVIIDDVEENMYAAVDSATDRAGRTVTRHVAKHRKFKRVLDPINSTAA from the coding sequence ATGCAAATTGATATTCAAGCTCGAAACTTTTCCTTGACCGAATCATTGAAACGTTATGTTGTTAAACGCATCAACAGCGCTTTAATCAGCAGCAATGATTCCGTCCAGCGCATTATCGTACGCCTTTCCAGTGATAATGGTCTCAAAGGCGGAGCTGATAAACGCTGCCATATTCAGGTAGTGATTCCGCATCAATCAGATGTAATTATTGATGATGTTGAGGAAAACATGTATGCGGCTGTTGACAGTGCGACCGATCGGGCCGGGCGCACTGTTACGCGTCATGTGGCTAAACATCGCAAATTCAAACGCGTATTAGACCCAATTAACTCAACTGCTGCGTAG
- the nhaR gene encoding transcriptional activator NhaR: MINYKHLHYFWMVAKEKSIARASERLNLTPQTISGQLSLLEETLGVTLFDRVGRHLELTDTGHRVLTYADEIFSLGSELESVVHDRPTESVLTFNVGIADVVPKSIAYRLLEPALHIPALVRINCHESNLDSLLGDLDQHKLDLVISDSQVPADTNIRGFCRPIGESTLTFFAAPQLADTFEQAFPNCLDKAPLLLPGIASGIRVQLQQWFDRRHIHPRIAGEFDDSALMEKFGQAGIGIFAAPTAIKEEIEAKCEVISIGEAEDLTVRFYAISMLRKVSHPAVTAITAKARDWLARDTADL, translated from the coding sequence ATGATTAATTACAAGCATCTCCATTACTTCTGGATGGTCGCCAAGGAAAAAAGCATTGCCCGGGCCAGCGAGCGTTTGAATCTGACTCCGCAAACGATCAGCGGACAACTAAGTTTGCTGGAAGAAACGCTAGGTGTGACCTTATTTGACCGTGTAGGACGCCATCTCGAGCTCACCGATACCGGACACAGAGTTTTAACTTACGCCGATGAAATCTTTTCGCTAGGCAGCGAACTGGAGAGCGTAGTTCACGATAGGCCTACTGAATCGGTATTGACATTCAATGTAGGCATTGCCGACGTCGTGCCTAAATCCATCGCCTATCGCCTGCTGGAGCCGGCCTTGCATATACCGGCCCTGGTACGCATCAATTGCCATGAAAGCAATCTTGACTCGCTGCTGGGCGATCTGGACCAGCACAAACTGGATCTGGTGATTTCGGACAGCCAGGTGCCTGCGGATACCAATATCCGAGGCTTCTGCCGACCGATTGGAGAATCGACACTGACTTTCTTTGCAGCACCGCAATTGGCAGACACGTTTGAACAGGCATTTCCAAATTGCCTTGATAAGGCTCCGCTATTATTGCCGGGCATCGCCAGCGGAATAAGGGTTCAACTTCAGCAATGGTTTGATAGACGACATATTCATCCGCGCATTGCCGGCGAGTTTGATGACAGTGCGCTGATGGAGAAATTTGGCCAGGCCGGCATCGGTATTTTTGCCGCACCAACGGCCATCAAAGAAGAAATAGAAGCCAAATGCGAAGTTATATCCATTGGCGAGGCAGAAGATTTAACCGTTCGGTTCTACGCCATTTCGATGTTGAGAAAAGTATCGCATCCGGCCGTGACGGCCATTACTGCCAAGGCCCGAGACTGGCTGGCCCGCGACACGGCAGATTTATAA
- a CDS encoding 5-(carboxyamino)imidazole ribonucleotide synthase — MKIGILGAGQLARMIALAGYPLGLDFIFLDPSADACANKLGEHLHGDYSDPALLAQLAERADVVTYEFENVPAHVAEFLAARTQVHPAPKALAVAQDRLIEKSFFREIGIPTPAFAAVNSLEDLKRAMSTIGWPAILKSRTLGYDGKGQSVLKSVDDLEPAWESLQGVPAIVEAFVPFRREVSIIAARNVSGAIAFYPLSENLHRGGILRVSECRDGDALQKQAESYVSKLMEALDYVGVLALELFDVDGNLVANEFAPRVHNSGHWTIEGAETSQFENHLRAILDQPLGSTTPVGKAAMVNFIGGLPASDDVLKIPNAHLHLYDKGPRKGRKVAHATARAENSEKLSDLVRALTALADQVDDS; from the coding sequence ATGAAAATAGGGATTCTTGGCGCCGGGCAGCTGGCACGTATGATTGCGTTAGCAGGTTATCCGTTAGGGCTCGATTTTATTTTTCTGGATCCGTCGGCCGATGCCTGCGCCAACAAACTGGGCGAGCATCTGCATGGGGATTACAGCGATCCTGCCTTGCTCGCGCAACTGGCGGAGCGCGCCGATGTCGTCACCTATGAATTTGAGAATGTGCCGGCACATGTCGCCGAATTTCTGGCGGCGCGGACACAGGTGCATCCGGCCCCCAAGGCGCTGGCGGTTGCTCAGGACCGGCTCATTGAGAAAAGCTTTTTCCGCGAAATCGGCATTCCAACCCCGGCTTTCGCGGCCGTAAACAGCCTTGAAGATCTGAAACGGGCCATGTCAACCATCGGTTGGCCGGCCATTTTGAAAAGCCGCACCCTGGGCTACGATGGTAAAGGCCAGTCCGTGCTCAAGTCGGTTGACGACCTGGAGCCGGCCTGGGAATCGCTGCAAGGCGTGCCGGCTATCGTTGAGGCTTTTGTGCCATTCAGACGCGAAGTGTCCATTATTGCGGCACGCAACGTTTCAGGCGCTATCGCTTTCTATCCGTTATCCGAGAATTTGCATCGCGGCGGCATTTTGCGGGTCTCTGAATGCCGCGATGGCGATGCGTTGCAAAAGCAGGCTGAATCTTATGTTTCTAAGTTAATGGAAGCACTGGATTATGTCGGCGTGCTGGCGTTGGAGTTGTTTGACGTAGACGGCAATCTGGTCGCCAATGAATTCGCGCCGCGCGTGCATAATTCAGGCCATTGGACAATTGAAGGCGCTGAGACCAGCCAGTTCGAAAATCATCTGCGCGCCATTCTGGATCAACCTTTAGGGTCTACGACACCCGTTGGCAAAGCCGCCATGGTGAATTTCATCGGCGGCCTGCCGGCTAGTGACGATGTCTTGAAGATTCCGAATGCACACCTGCATCTCTACGACAAAGGGCCTCGGAAAGGCCGCAAAGTTGCCCACGCGACAGCGCGCGCTGAAAATTCGGAGAAGCTGTCAGATCTGGTTAGAGCATTAACAGCGCTTGCCGATCAAGTCGATGATTCATAA
- the purE gene encoding 5-(carboxyamino)imidazole ribonucleotide mutase, with product MTALVGIIMGSTSDWETMRFAAETLDRLKVPYEAEVVSAHRTPDKLFQYAEAAEAKGLEVIIAGAGGAAHLPGMTAAKTAIPVLGVPVQSKALNGMDSLLSIVQMPAGIPVGTLAIGKAGAINAALLATAIISNKHNEYRTALNDYRREQTETVLEHSDPREDRV from the coding sequence ATGACAGCACTGGTTGGCATCATTATGGGCTCGACCTCTGACTGGGAAACCATGCGCTTTGCTGCGGAAACGCTTGATCGGTTAAAAGTGCCGTATGAGGCTGAAGTCGTTTCGGCGCACCGGACGCCGGACAAACTGTTTCAATATGCTGAAGCGGCAGAAGCTAAAGGCCTGGAAGTGATCATCGCAGGTGCCGGCGGCGCCGCTCATCTGCCCGGCATGACAGCGGCGAAAACCGCCATTCCCGTTTTAGGTGTTCCTGTACAGTCTAAAGCTTTGAACGGCATGGATTCCTTGTTATCGATCGTTCAGATGCCTGCCGGCATTCCGGTCGGTACGTTGGCTATCGGCAAAGCAGGCGCCATTAATGCGGCTTTGCTGGCGACGGCCATTATCAGCAATAAACACAACGAATACCGAACCGCATTAAACGATTACCGGCGCGAGCAGACTGAAACAGTGCTTGAACATTCAGATCCTCGGGAGGATAGGGTATGA